The sequence below is a genomic window from Gammaproteobacteria bacterium.
GCAACGCCGAGGCTGACGGTCATGCGCAGTGGATTGCCTTGGTGGCATACGCAACGCAGTTCTTCAATGCTCGTGCGGATACGCTCGGCCAGCAGACTGGCGCCATGCATATCGGTGTTGTTGAGCAAAATGACAAATTCCTCGCCACCATAGCGGAATAAAATATCGGTGCTGCGAATGACGTGGGCAGTTTGTTCAGCCAGGGCGCGAATGGCGCAGTCACCGTTTGCGTGACCCAGACTGTCATTGATGGCTTTGAAGTGGTCGATGTCCAGCATGATCAGCGCCAATGGACGGTCGTAGCGGCGAGACAAACTGATTTCGCGCTGTAGTGATTCATCGAATGTGGAACGGTTGTAAGCGTTGGTCAATGGGTCTCTGAGCGAGGCCATCAGTGCCTGGTGGTAGCGCAGGGAGTTGCGCAGGGGGTAAATCAGGGTGCACAGCAAGTATTCAAAAATCTGGATTTCTTCGCTGGATAAAGCCCACTTTCGACTGAGGCGCAATTCACCCAACTTTTCGTTGTGCGCAACCAGGCGGTATGTCGAGTTGAACTCGCCGCTATGTCCGGTTTGGAAAAACAAATTGAGCTCGGTATTGACGTAAACCAGCCCTTCAAAAGGGATGGCGGGTTTGATCGTTTGTGCGAAAAGTTCGATTAATTCGTTGGTATCCAGGGTGGTTTGCAAAACGCTGGATACCCGCATGGTCAACGCCTGACGTAGCGAATCGGAAAAACGTGTCGCATCATAGTCCCCGGACAGATGATCCAGCATGGCGGGAACTTCAACTGTTTTGGCGATGTTATTGGCGATGGTTTGAGTATCCATGGGCAAAACCGTGTCGACTGATTGTTAGCAAAACGCAAAATGCGTGCCCGGAACCCTTGAAAGGCCGGTGTTTGCCTGATTATACCGCAAAATCCGCGCAGAGGCTCGGTCCGGAGGGAGGGGCTCAGGGGTGTTGTTGTGCTGCGCAATTAACCTGGGTTCTGTAGGTTTCACCGTCCACACGTAGCGCGGTGAGACTGCCTCCCCAGAGGCAGCCGGTGTCCAGCGCATAAATGCCGGGAATGAAATGCTCGCCGTGAGTAGACCAGTGGCCGAACACGATATTCAGGTTTTGGTTGCGTCGCTGGGTTACTTCGTACCAAGGGATTAAGCCCGCAGGTTGTTTGCCCGGTGCCATTTTACTTTTCAGCTCCAGGCGGCCGTCAGCATCGCAGTAACGCATCCGGGTCAGGGCATTGGTGATGTAGCGGAGTCGCTCCAGGCCAGTGAGGTCGGTCTGCCATAGCGATGGTTCGTTGCCATACATGTGGCGTAAAAAATCATGGTATTGCTCGCCGCGTAAAGCCTGCTCAACTTCGCTGGCGCATTGTTGGGCGGTGGTCAGATCCCAGATCGGTGGCAGGCCAGCGTGTACCAGGGTTTTATTGTGTTCGACACTGTGATGCAGCAGTGGTCGATGACGCAGCCAATACAGCAGCTCATCACGATCAGCTGCGCGCAGAATATCATCGAGGGTGTCCAGCGGTTTGAGGGTGGAAAATCCTTCGGACACCGCTAACAAGTGCAGATCGTGATTGCCCAGTACAGTGATGGCGCTGTCACCAAACGACTTAACCAGACGCAGCACTTCCAGCGATTGCGGGCCGCGATTGACCAGGTCGCCAGTAAACCAGAGTTGATCAGCGGTCGGATCAAAACGTATTTTTTCCAGCAATTGTTGCAGCGAGGCAAAACAACCCTGCACGTCGCCAATGGCGTAAATGGCCATTTAATTTTCCTTTTGGTGGTTGTCTAGCACATCAATGATGGCTTGTTTGAGTTGCTGCAGCAATTTTTCATCGTCGAGCGCTTTCAGCTCGTCGTTGGTGATGAAAAACACGTCTTCTGCCTGGGCGCCAAAGGTGGAAATTTTGGCATTTTGTAATTGAATGTTTAGACGTGCCAACACCTGGGCGATGCTGGCCAGTAGACCGGGGCGGTCGTTGCTGATGACTTCCATGATGGTGCGATTGTTGGCCGGATCACTGGTGAAGCTGACCTCGGTGGGTACGGGGAAATTTTTAATTTGCCGGTTGGTGACTCGGCGCGGCCGAAGTGGCAGGTGGTCAGCTCGCAAATTGGTTTCCAATGATTTTTCCAGATCGGCCAGGCGTTGCGGATCATTGATTGGTTCGCCGCTTTCATCCAGCACGCTATAGCTATCGAGGGAGTAACCGCGATTGCTGGTGACGATGCGTGCTTCAAGTGTGCTCAGTCGCAATTGATGCAAGGTGATTGTGACGCGGGCAAATAAATCGGTGCTGCACGGAGCATAAATAAATACCTGGCTGACGCCGTTGTCACCCATGGTGCGGGTTGCTATCAGTGGATGATTTTGAGTTTCATCGTGTTGCAGTAATGTGGCGTGCCAGACAATTTCGTCGACGTTGTAGCGCAGAAAATAATCGCTATTGACTGTTTGCCACAGGCGTTCAATCGCATCGGTATTGATGTGTTGCTGCTGTAATTGTTTGCGAGCGGCAGACTGACTCTCACGAATGCGGTCGTCGCGATCGATTGGATTTTCCAGGCCGCGCGCCAAGGCGCGGCGGGTTTGCTGATACAGTTCAATCAGCAGCGAATCTTTCCAGCTATTCCATAATTTCGGATTGGTGCCGCGCATATCGGCGACGGTGAGCAGATACAGGTAGTCAAGGCGGCTAAAGTCGCCAACGCAATTGGCAAAATCGTTGACGATGGCCGGATCGCTGATGTCGCGATGCTGGGCAACGGCTGACATCAATAGATGATTTTGCACCAGCCACGCGACCAGCTCGGCGTCGTATTTACTCAGGCCGTGGTCCTGGCAAAACTGCTGTGCGTCGGCGGCCCCCAATGTTGAATGATCGCCGCCGCGTCCTTTGGCGATGTCATGGAATAAACCGGCGAGATAGAGCAATTCAGGCTTGGGAATGCTGCTGGCAACCTTGGATGCCAGCGGGAACTCGTGGGCACATTTTTGTTTGAAAAAACGACGCAGATTGCGCAATACGAACAGGGTGTGCTGATCAACGGTGTAAACGTGATACAGGTCGTACTGCATCAGGCCAAGGATGTTGGCGAAAGCAGGGATGTAGTTGTCCAGAATGTTGTATCGCGCCAGATTGCGCAGCGCGGAGGTGATGCCGAATTCCTGTTTGAGGATTTCGATAAACAGCGTGCGGCAGCGAATGTCCTGGCGGAAATTGGTATTGATGCGTAACGCACAGCTGCGCAACAAACGACTGGTGGCAGCGCGAATGCCGATAATTTCAGGGTGCTGCTGCATCAGCAAAAAAATTTCAAACAGCGCGAAGGGGTAGCGCTGGAAAACCTGATCGTTGACGACTTCGATGAATCCTTTGTGCACTTGAAAACGGCGATTAAGTGACTGCGGAATTTCTGAGTCATCTTTGTGTAGCAGGACTTCCTGATAGAGTTGCAGCAGGATTTCGTTCAGGCTGCGCAGCTCCATGATTGTGCGGTAGTACTTTTTCATGAAAAGTTCAACGCCCAAACGATGGCCGTCGGCAGCGCGGTTCCAGATGTCGCTGGTCTGATGATCGCTCTGGGCGGTTTCATCTTCAAAATGCAGCAGCTTTGCCAGCTGTGGCTGATAGTCAAACAACAGTCGTTCTTCTTTGCGGCCAGCAAGCATGTGCAGCGCAAACCGAACGCGCCAAAGGAAATTTTGTGCCTGGATGAGTCGTTGATACTCGTCTTCGGTAAGAAATTGGTGCACAACCAGGTCGTGCAGGTTTTGCGCATCAAAATGTCGTTTGGTTACCCAGCCTATCATCTGGATGTCGCGCAATCCGCCGGGGCCTTCTTTGATGTTGGGCTCAAGGTTGTAGGCAGTGTCGTGAAAGCGCTGGTGGCGTTCAATTTGCTCTTGCCACTTGGCTTCAAAAAAACGTCGGCTGGGCCAGATGTATTTGGGATCAATGATGATGCGCAGGTGACGGAAGATTTTTTCGCTGCCGGCAATCAAGCGTGATTCAGTTAGATTGGTGACGACGGTGATGTCCTGGTTGGCGATGTCCACGCATTCCGCCAGCGAGCGCACGCTGTGGCCGACTTCCAGGCCGATGTCCCATAGGAAAGTGACAAAATGCCCGGCAGCCTCCAGCAGCGCGGGGTTTTCTTCCTGGAACAGGATCATGAAATCAATGTCAGAGGCCGGATGCAGTTCTCCCCGGCCATAACCGCCGACAGCGATGAGCGCCGTGTTTGCTTGATCCTGAGCAGAAATAAAGGATGGCCATGCCAGCTGCAGCAGTCCATCCACCAGCCAAGCTCGTCCCCAGATTAATTGTTCGATGGGGCGTCCTGCCTCAAACTCGCAACGCAGGGTGTCGCGAGAGGTTTTCAAGGCATTTTTGTACAGGGGCAGCGGATTTTTGCCTTGCGTCAGTGTTTCTCTGAACGCATTAAAATCAAACAGCCAGGCATAATCGTCGGCGCTCACCGGGCTATTTTTCCTCGTTACGCAGGGTTAAAACTTCCACGCCAGTGGTTGTGACCAGAATAGTGTGTTCCCACTGGGCAGATAGCGTGTGATCCTTGGTGACGACGGTCCAGTTGTCCTTGAGTAGTTTTACCTCGCGGCGTCCGGCATTGACCATGGGTTCGATCGTGAAGGTCATGCCTTCTTCCAGCACCATGCCGGTGCCCGGTTTGCCATAGTGCAGCACCTGGGGGTCTTCGTGGAATTTTTTGCCGATGCCGTGACCGCAATACTCACGAACCACGGAAAATCCCTGGGCCTCGACGTGCTGCTGGATGGCGTGACCGATGTCGCCCAGGCGGGCACCGGGTTTGACCAGATTGATGCCTTTCCACATGGCTTCACGGGCACAGGTGCAGATGCGTTCGGCGAGGATGCTGCCTTTGCCTCCGATGATGAACATTTTACTGGTGTCGCCGTGGTAACCGTCCTTGATGACGGTGATATCGATGTTGATGATGTCGCCGGCCTTGAGCTTTTTGTCAGACGGGATGCCGTGACATACCTGGTGATTGACCGAGGTGCAGATGGATTTGGGGAATCCGCGGTAGTTAAGTGGCGCGGGTATCGCCTGCTGCACGTTGACGATGTAATCGTGGCAAATACGGTCTAGCTCGTCCGTGGTGACGCCGGGGACGACGTGAGGGACGATCATTTCCAGCACCTCGGCGGCCAGGCGGCCGGCGACGCGCATTTTTTCGATCTCATCGGCGGTTTTGATGTAGACGGTCATGATGAGTGTGTTTTCCTGTGGTTAACTTCGGGGTATGGCGGCATTTTCACCACCCAACTGCAATACGGGAGCTTAGTGATTGTTGTTAAAGGGGGTTTATGGTATAAATCAGCGCGCAATTTAGCAAACACAAAACACACACGCGCCGTCACATCAGCCAGGGTGCCTGCTTGGAGCTAAGTCTCTGAAAAGGTTTGGTTTATGGGGTGCGTGGAGGCATAACCCAAACTTTAGGAGTAAAGTATGTCAAATGTAACCATGCGTCAAATGCTGGAGGCCGGCGTTCATTTCGGTCACCAAACCCGTTTTTGGGATCCAAAAATGGCACCGTACATCTTCGGTGACCGTAACAAGATCCACATTATCAATCTTGAGAACTCCCTGCCGCTGTTCAAAGATGCGATGAATTTCATCGGTAGCGTAGCCGCCAAGCGTGGCAACGTACTGTTCGTGGGCACCAAGCGTGCTGCGTACGAAGTGATCCGTGAAGAAGCCACTCGCTGTGGCATGCCTTACGTTGATCACCGTTGGTTGGGCGGTATGCTGACCAACTTCAAGACTGTGAAGCAGT
It includes:
- the glnD gene encoding [protein-PII] uridylyltransferase; this encodes MSADDYAWLFDFNAFRETLTQGKNPLPLYKNALKTSRDTLRCEFEAGRPIEQLIWGRAWLVDGLLQLAWPSFISAQDQANTALIAVGGYGRGELHPASDIDFMILFQEENPALLEAAGHFVTFLWDIGLEVGHSVRSLAECVDIANQDITVVTNLTESRLIAGSEKIFRHLRIIIDPKYIWPSRRFFEAKWQEQIERHQRFHDTAYNLEPNIKEGPGGLRDIQMIGWVTKRHFDAQNLHDLVVHQFLTEDEYQRLIQAQNFLWRVRFALHMLAGRKEERLLFDYQPQLAKLLHFEDETAQSDHQTSDIWNRAADGHRLGVELFMKKYYRTIMELRSLNEILLQLYQEVLLHKDDSEIPQSLNRRFQVHKGFIEVVNDQVFQRYPFALFEIFLLMQQHPEIIGIRAATSRLLRSCALRINTNFRQDIRCRTLFIEILKQEFGITSALRNLARYNILDNYIPAFANILGLMQYDLYHVYTVDQHTLFVLRNLRRFFKQKCAHEFPLASKVASSIPKPELLYLAGLFHDIAKGRGGDHSTLGAADAQQFCQDHGLSKYDAELVAWLVQNHLLMSAVAQHRDISDPAIVNDFANCVGDFSRLDYLYLLTVADMRGTNPKLWNSWKDSLLIELYQQTRRALARGLENPIDRDDRIRESQSAARKQLQQQHINTDAIERLWQTVNSDYFLRYNVDEIVWHATLLQHDETQNHPLIATRTMGDNGVSQVFIYAPCSTDLFARVTITLHQLRLSTLEARIVTSNRGYSLDSYSVLDESGEPINDPQRLADLEKSLETNLRADHLPLRPRRVTNRQIKNFPVPTEVSFTSDPANNRTIMEVISNDRPGLLASIAQVLARLNIQLQNAKISTFGAQAEDVFFITNDELKALDDEKLLQQLKQAIIDVLDNHQKEN
- the map gene encoding type I methionyl aminopeptidase translates to MTVYIKTADEIEKMRVAGRLAAEVLEMIVPHVVPGVTTDELDRICHDYIVNVQQAIPAPLNYRGFPKSICTSVNHQVCHGIPSDKKLKAGDIINIDITVIKDGYHGDTSKMFIIGGKGSILAERICTCAREAMWKGINLVKPGARLGDIGHAIQQHVEAQGFSVVREYCGHGIGKKFHEDPQVLHYGKPGTGMVLEEGMTFTIEPMVNAGRREVKLLKDNWTVVTKDHTLSAQWEHTILVTTTGVEVLTLRNEEK
- a CDS encoding GGDEF domain-containing protein, with amino-acid sequence MDTQTIANNIAKTVEVPAMLDHLSGDYDATRFSDSLRQALTMRVSSVLQTTLDTNELIELFAQTIKPAIPFEGLVYVNTELNLFFQTGHSGEFNSTYRLVAHNEKLGELRLSRKWALSSEEIQIFEYLLCTLIYPLRNSLRYHQALMASLRDPLTNAYNRSTFDESLQREISLSRRYDRPLALIMLDIDHFKAINDSLGHANGDCAIRALAEQTAHVIRSTDILFRYGGEEFVILLNNTDMHGASLLAERIRTSIEELRCVCHQGNPLRMTVSLGVAELGIDDNGNSFFDRADRALYLAKKSGRNCVRSLKS
- a CDS encoding symmetrical bis(5'-nucleosyl)-tetraphosphatase produces the protein MAIYAIGDVQGCFASLQQLLEKIRFDPTADQLWFTGDLVNRGPQSLEVLRLVKSFGDSAITVLGNHDLHLLAVSEGFSTLKPLDTLDDILRAADRDELLYWLRHRPLLHHSVEHNKTLVHAGLPPIWDLTTAQQCASEVEQALRGEQYHDFLRHMYGNEPSLWQTDLTGLERLRYITNALTRMRYCDADGRLELKSKMAPGKQPAGLIPWYEVTQRRNQNLNIVFGHWSTHGEHFIPGIYALDTGCLWGGSLTALRVDGETYRTQVNCAAQQHP